The genomic stretch ACAACAATGGGCCATTTTGGCGAGTTTCACAGCACTGCTGCTTATTTCCATCTCTTGCTCTTCCGAGTCAGAAGATCTGTTGCCTCCTCCCAGTACGGATAGATGCGAGGACAGTATCGCTTCGCTTTCGTCAGATATCATACCCATACTTCAGCAAAACTGTGCAGTCTCCGGCTGCCATGTGGCGGGTACGGGACGGGCAGATTTAAGTGTCGCAGAAAACATTATACAATTTGCCTCCCAAATCAACACCAATACCCAAGCAGGAACCATGCCTCCCTCCGGGTCTGGAAGATCCCTCAGCAGCGAACAAAAAGAGCTTATTTTCTGCTGGGTAAGTGGAGGGGCAAAGGACAACTAAGCCATGAAAAATCAAATATAAACACATGAAATCGAGCATGACGCAAGCGACACACAGAGGGATGATTATTTTCAGTGCGAGATTCCATCTGACCGTTAAAAATCAAATTATAAACAGATGAAATCAAGCCTGCCTACCGGACATACACGCTGGAATGATCATAATATATGCGACCTGTCTGCCGGCAGGCAGGGATTCCATATGGCCTTTAAAAGACAAATTATAATCATATGAAAAAAATTGTCCTTTTAACCTGTATTCTCGCCCTTGCGATGCAGGCTTATAGTCAGTCTCTGCGCTCCGAATCGGGTTATGTACGCTTTTTTAGCAGCGCAATGCTGGAAGACATCACTGCAAAGAACACTAAAGCCACGGGAGTTTTCAATCCGGTAAGTGGGGAGGTGGCTTTTCTGATTCCGATCTCCGAATTTGAGTTCAGAAAGTCCCTGATGAAGGAACATTTCAATGAAAACTACCTGGAATCTGACAAATTCCCTGAAGCTTATTTTCGGGGAAAAATATCAGGATACACCCCGGGAAATCCCCAATCCAATGCCGTGGCCGAAGGAGATCTGACTATACATGGTGTAACCAAGCCGGTGAAAATCCAAGGGACAATAGCCGAGAAAGGTGGAAGAATAGAAATGCAAGCTGTTTTTAAAGTTCTACTGAAGGATTACAATGTTGATATTCCCCGGCTTATGTTTCAAAA from Algoriphagus sp. NG3 encodes the following:
- a CDS encoding 2-polyprenyl-6-methoxyphenol hydroxylase encodes the protein MKPNISIQKQQWAILASFTALLLISISCSSESEDLLPPPSTDRCEDSIASLSSDIIPILQQNCAVSGCHVAGTGRADLSVAENIIQFASQINTNTQAGTMPPSGSGRSLSSEQKELIFCWVSGGAKDN
- a CDS encoding YceI family protein, which codes for MKKIVLLTCILALAMQAYSQSLRSESGYVRFFSSAMLEDITAKNTKATGVFNPVSGEVAFLIPISEFEFRKSLMKEHFNENYLESDKFPEAYFRGKISGYTPGNPQSNAVAEGDLTIHGVTKPVKIQGTIAEKGGRIEMQAVFKVLLKDYNVDIPRLMFQNIAEEVEVTIKFEFKNQN